A single window of Nicotiana sylvestris chromosome 5, ASM39365v2, whole genome shotgun sequence DNA harbors:
- the LOC104214156 gene encoding cytochrome P450 71AU50-like — protein MMEIMQSGKAEFQFDRRHIKAILVDMLIAATDTSTTSVEWILTELIRHPHVMKKLQKELEEVVGIERMVEESDLENLKYLHMVVKEGLRLHSVEPVLHHEAMEDCVVDGFHIQKGSRIMINCYAVQRDPNVWCEPEMFFPERFVGSCVDIRGRNF, from the exons ATGATGGAGATTATGCAATCAGGAAAAGCAGAGTTTCAGTTTGACCGTCGACATATAAAAGCTATCCTCGTG GACATGCTTATTGCAGCAACAGACACTTCAACAACATCAGTAGAATGGATACTCACTGAGCTAATTAGGCACCCTCATGTGATGAAGAAACTCCAAAAAGAGTTGGAAGAAGTGGTAGGAATTGAAAGGATGGTAGAAGAATCAGATTTGGAGAATTTGAAGTACTTACATATGGTTGTAAAAGAGGGCCTGAGGCTGCATTCCGTAGAGCCAGTATTGCATCATGAAGCCATGGAAGATTGTGTAGTAGATGGCTTCCACATACAAAAGGGATCTAGAATCATGATTAATTGTTATGCAGTTCAGAGGGATCCAAATGTTTGGTGTGAGCCTGAGATGTTTTTCCCCGAGAGGTTTGTTGGGAGCTGTGTAGATATTCGTGGACGTAATTTTTAG